ttgagacATTTATCCATTATGCAAAACAGGCAGCACTACTTTACAATCTGAATATCGCTGTATATTCCTTtggttaaacaggaaaaaaaaaaactgtccgCAGTACTCTTCCCTCGTAATTCTGCCCTTCTTACTGTGCACATTACATATTTTCCATGTTACTCCTAAGAGAGATGCACTGCACAGAAGTGTCTGTGGGGACAAGAGTTCATCCATACTGAAATTAAATCTGCGATAAGTAAGCTCATCATAACGGAGTTTTACACAGAATGTGCATTTCTCAATGTAAGACGATTTTGTGCTGTACCAGAAAAAAACCGGAGCAAGTCTGATTTCTTAGATTCTCCATAATTATTACCTTTATTCTTAAATTAAGGGATTGATTTGCAGGATGAACAAATCTCCCCATAACTTAAAAGACAGCAGTCTAAGAATAAATTTTGCTTCCATATGAAAGAGAATTAGTTTGTAAACCCAGGTGACACTTACGGACCATGAAACATCGAAAAGGGGGAGGCCAAAAGAAGTAGGCAAAATATAAGACGTTTACCACTAAAATCTCACTCCTGAGTGTCAGGGTCATTCTGCTGTCATACTTACCATTTTTACAAACCCACTAGTCTGACCAAGAACCCTAATTTTAAAACCATGCATTTTTAAAGCTAATGCAAGAATAATGCTGTAGAGCTCAACAACTGATACTACAGATCAGTGATCCAGAAGATAACTGTGTCTATCAGCAAATTAGCAACCACATCCCTTAAAAACAACTCAGGCTGTGCTCCATTAACTTCTATCAAGGGTGGCTTTCCTGTAAAATTCATTACTTCATTGCCTGGAACGATTACGTTCGTTCTGGAACCACACTACACTTTCATCAACAGTGTCTCAGAGTAAAGCTAATGACTGCACCTACTCCTGAAACAGAATGTCTGGGGGGTAAGGTCAAAATGGGTCTTAGTTCCGGACAATGATCATAAAGACCCTGTAATTAGTCACAATTATATTCTGTGCATCACAAGAAtgaaaactgttgaaaaactCAACCGAAGCCCCAAGATCACGTATTCCTCCAAGAAGAGTGTTTCCTTCGGGTTCTAAGGAAGGCAGCACTACTAAAATATAGTGTGAGGGCAAACTCTCTAGGTTTttccgatcttttttttttttttaattttttaaaaacctagagCGGGCCTGCTGGCAGGCATCGTGAAAGCCTCCGGAAAAGGAGGTTCGGGAGGGGAACGGCCAAATTCAAACAACTGTGAAGCGCGAGTCCGCGGACTGCGCCGGGCTGAGCCGGCCGAGGGAGGGCACCTCACCTGCCAGCGGCCGTAGGTGAGCAGGACCATGGCGATGGGGATGGCGGTGCCCGACATGGCGTGGGTGGACGGCATGCTGTACTCGGAGTTGTAGAAGACCTCCAACTTGACCACGGGCGGGGAGGCGGGCCGCGGCCAGCGGATGATGTCCTTGGTGCACTGGCCCAGGTACATGACCAGCACCCAGATGACCACGAGCCTCCGGCCCACCAGGGCGTCGAGGTTCCAGAtccagaaggggaagaagaggatGTAAAAGAGTTCGTTGCCCAGCTCGGTGCCCAGGCAGAACAGGTAGTAGAGCGGCCAGTTGCTCACGTGGGCCAGCTCGCCCTCCTCGCCCGTCAGCGAGTTGCGGCGCAGGCCGGCCGCGCGCCGCGCCGGGGCCGGGCCCAGCTCGCTCGCCAGCGCGTTCCGCACGCCGTTGGGGGCGCCGCGGTCGCCCGGCTTGGCGGGGCACTGATTGCGGTCGCTCCCGGGCGGCTGGGGGCCTCCGGGCGCCCCCGGCTGCCGTTCCCGACGCCGGGCGTCTCCGGCGAGGGgcgcctccgcctcctcctcagcagcgctcgggccggcggcggggcggcTCGGCGGCGCTTCGACCCCGCACAGCCGCTGGAAACGGGCCACTTTCTGCGGTTCCTGCAGACAGACGGCCAGCTGGGCCAGGCGCTGCCTCAGCGACATGATAACGGGACCGCGCGGCCCGCGGACCGGACGACGGCGGCGGGAGGGCGGGCCGGCTTCGAACCGGCCCcgcgcgcccggccggcggcaccagcagcagcagcagcggcagcagtgGCGCCTCCTCGACGCGCTCGGCTCCGCGGGGTGACGGCGCCACAGGCCGCCGCGAGCCCCCGCCCGGCGCCCCTCCCTCGCCGCGCGCGCACGCCGCCCGCAGCCTCCacgcgccggcgcgccccgcgccccgcccccacgGCCGCCCGGGAGGGGCCCGCCCCGCGCCTGCCCTCCGGCGGGGCCGGGCGCGCGGGCTCGGCGGGCGGCTGCCGGGGGCTCGCCTGTCTGCGTGCGCAGCAGGCGTCGCGGGCCCGCGGGCGGGACGGTGCGCGCCCGGGCTCCCCAGCTTCAGCCCTCGTTCCCTGCAGGCTGATGTTGCCGGCTCCCGTCTGCCGACCGTTGCCTCGGAGAGGCCACGGTCCTGGGGCCAGCTTCCGCGGTGCCAGCGGCCCAGCACCCGCCCGTCTTCCTGGCCTAGATTCAAATGGTGAATGGTGAAGGCAGGCGAAGTCACCACCGTGCGCCCCAATCTTTCCCCTCAAATAATCACAAGTAATGAAAGAGCCGTCTCCGACGGTTGATGTCCTGAAAGGCAGGTGCCAATTCACCAGTGGTGGCAACACCAGATGTAGATCTGAGGACAATACTGTGTCATTGATCAAATATTTTGGTGTAAGTTAAGAGATCACAGttattcttgtgtgtgtgtgtgtgtgtgtgtgtgagaaagattaggcctcagctaacatctgttgccaaccttcctttttttgcctgaggaagactgttgctgagctaacatctgtgcccatattcctctatgttatgtgggatgctgccatagcatggcctgatgagcagtgtgtaggtccgagccTTGGATCCAAAGCTCCAAAACGCGGGTTGCTGGAAGGAGCGCTGGAACTTAACGACTACACCACAGCCAGCCCCAGCGAGTCTTGACTTACAGGTGGAATTTCCTTTTAATAAATGCTAACAGGCTTGCACACAAGAAATGTAATTGGTGGCCGAATGCACTGTGTAGATTTTTGAGTTTGATAAGGCTGGTTCAGAGATTTAACTTCCGTGTCTCAAATTACAAACTTGACTGCTAGAAAGAATAGTTTCTAGTAGAAAGTCTTTGAACTCCAATTCCAGGAAGTTATTTCAGGTAAGGTGAATGTCTATAATGAAATAATTTGCACTTCTTCCAAGAAACAAGCTGGAAAATTCCCCTCCCTTATgtcattagaaatattttcttcatttcccagGGAGCGTTATTCTCCTCCTCTCAGTCCACTACCTAGGCTGTAGCCATAGAAAGATGGATAAACCATCATCCCTGCCCTCAAGTTGCTCACAGTATAGCTGGTAAACAGAGATAGGTCCACTCTAGGTACAGCTAGAGTACAGAGCAGATGATAAGTGCTAAAATAGAGATGGAAGATGCTctggaaaggagaagaaacaagTTGACCAGGGACAGCAGGAAAGGTCTTAAGAGGTGATCCTGTTTAGCTGGATTGTaataaagaagatattaatagGTGAGGAAGCCCCTcttaggaagagagaaaatgaataaagacaGGGGATAGGAACGTCAATGAATAGCTCATAGAATACACTGTAGAAAGGGTAAGTGATTGGAATGAGGCTGGAAAGGAAAGATAGCACCAGATTGTAAAGGCCTTGAATGTCAAGCTGGCTCTTTTATTTTGTAGGCAGTGGAGAGACATGGAAGGCTTTTATAAGCTAGGGAGTGACAGCATCAGAACTGTGCTTTAGAGATAGCTAGGAAGGAAACTGTGAAATGAATAAGGGAAACCTCAACTAAACTGGAGCAGGGAAGACCTGTAGCAGGTCTCATACACCAACATACATggtcaattactccaaacaggaagagactaaCTCTTGCATCTCCCACAGGAAGGACAGCtgctttactactgaaggaagatttctctcctcacccagcaacagcccagccaatgagaaacactaacactgcagctcagccaatgagaaattgctgctgccctgaactgttactttccctgCACGGATTTTTGTTTAGAACAGCCCCTTCCTACTCcccatttttctctataaaagcaagtTCCCCTCTTTTGTCCTGGAGATTTGCCCATGCTTTCGCATGGCATGCACatctgaattgcaattcttttgactattcccaaataaactcactttgagggggccagcccggtggcgcagtggttaagtgtgcacgttctgctttggtggcccggggttcaccggttcggatcccaggtgcggacatggcaccgcttggcacaccatgctgtggcaggcatcccacatacaaagtagagataaagtagaggaagatgggcacggatgttagctcagggccagtcttcctcagcgaaaagagaattggcagttagctcagggctaatcttcctcaaaaaaaaaattttttaaaaaaaaactcatttcGAGAGTAAAgtaacaggcaaatttgcttttttaagttGACAGAATCAAAGATGAATTGCCAGAGGTCAGAGACCAGAGACCAGATACCAGATAAATAATTAGAAGATGATTGCAGTAATCAGGTGGGAGAGAATGAGGGCCTGAACCGGGACTGTGGTTCTGAAAATTGGAAGGAAGGGGATAGATTTGAACAGGATTTTGGAACTATGAAAAAGTTAATACATTTCATTTGAATTCATAGGTCTGCAGGCAAATACTAGTCCATCCCTGATTGGAACACATTGTGTCTAATACTGAGGCATTTATAATCTGGTGAGGGAGacaaatcatgagaaaacatgcaAGTATATTCAAAGATGTACAGCCAGGCATACTAAACAGCTCTAGGAAGTGAGACATGAGCAATCCCTCCGTGGGGGAAGCAGGGGGGCAGCACCGGGTTCTCTCTGAATAGTTctgtgaaagagatgattagctgGCATTTGAAAACAAGGAGCAAGTTGGTTTATGGAGAGGAAGGTGGGAACAGCCTCAGTGAGGCAGTTTACACATGCTTTTCTgtcaaaataatttgtttataagGGAATTATTCAGATTCAACCAAGGAATTTCAGATTCTGGGGACTATGTAGCCTAAGgatagcagagaaaggaaaatatgtaaaacaaagtaGAAGGAGATCTTTATGTCCCACAGCCAAATTATGACTCCTTCAGCACTGGGGTATTTTGTCAGAATGCAATATTCTCTTTAAAGGTAGCAGAGACAAGGATGATGGGGAGATGGGAGTTTGGCCTCTGACTGCGCTAACAGGAAAAACAATGCGAGTTGACAAAACTTGAAGGCGCTGACACTGTCCTGCTGGTGCAATAAATCTGTTAATGATGAAGACAAGGTCTTAGCTGTAAATCAGAGCACTGTGATGAACAGAATAGGACTTCTGGTGGATTCCATTTACATTCGCTCTGAATTTTGCATAACAGAATATCTTAAAACTTAATAGAAATTTAACCATATCAAAAGAttcaggggtcagccccatgcctgagtggttaagttcaaacgctccgcttcggcggcccagagtttcactattttgagtcctgggcgcggacatggcacagctcaccaggccatgctgaggcggcatcccacataccacaactagaaggccccacaactaaaaatgcacaactatgtaccggggggctttggggagaaaaaggaaaaataaaatctttaaaaaaaaaaaagattcaaatacAAACATTCTGTGGCAAGCATTTTTATAACAAAgcataaacatttttttgaaagaaaaaatactgctGCCAAGTAAGGATATGACTATGTGGGTGTCATTCAGAGTCTTGCCTGCAAAGCCAAATGTCTTAATCCCTGTTCTATAATTAACgtgttaaataaattttgttatatccttctctgtacttcagtttaACTTTATGTAATATTGAAAACTTTTTGAGATACATGTTCTGTAAAGGTAAAATATTGCCACCATTTCTAATGGGACTTTAATAAAACACAATATATAGTCTTAGCCTTGGTCATTTTACCTTcgaaaagtaatttaaattaaGTTTGTACTTTATCATGTTGGGTTGAGTAAATCATTGATTGAGCTACCTTTACAGTGAGG
The nucleotide sequence above comes from Equus asinus isolate D_3611 breed Donkey chromosome 7, EquAss-T2T_v2, whole genome shotgun sequence. Encoded proteins:
- the SGPP1 gene encoding sphingosine-1-phosphate phosphatase 1 isoform X2; the protein is MSLRQRLAQLAVCLQEPQKVARFQRLCGVEAPPSRPAAGPSAAEEEAEAPLAGDARRRERQPGAPGGPQPPGSDRNQCPAKPGDRGAPNGVRNALASELGPAPARRAAGLRRNSLTGEEGELAHVSNWPLYYLFCLGTELGNELFYILFFPFWIWNLDALVGRRLVVIWVLVMYLGQCTKDIIRWPRPASPPVVKLEVFYNSEYSMPSTHAMSGTAIPIAMVLLTYGRWQDIIAGFLYTILILVVFYPFVDLIDNFNQTHRYAPLFIIGLHLALGIFSFTLDTWSTSRGDTAEILGSGAGIACGSHVTYNMGLMLDPSLDMLPLATPPITVTLFGKAILRILIGMVFVLIVRDIMKRITIPLACKIFSIPCDDVRNARQHMEVELPYRYITYGMVGFSITFLIPYIFSFIGIS
- the SGPP1 gene encoding sphingosine-1-phosphate phosphatase 1 isoform X1; this encodes MSLRQRLAQLAVCLQEPQKVARFQRLCGVEAPPSRPAAGPSAAEEEAEAPLAGDARRRERQPGAPGGPQPPGSDRNQCPAKPGDRGAPNGVRNALASELGPAPARRAAGLRRNSLTGEEGELAHVSNWPLYYLFCLGTELGNELFYILFFPFWIWNLDALVGRRLVVIWVLVMYLGQCTKDIIRWPRPASPPVVKLEVFYNSEYSMPSTHAMSGTAIPIAMVLLTYGRWQYPLIYGLILVPCWCSLVCLSRIYMGMHSILDIIAGFLYTILILVVFYPFVDLIDNFNQTHRYAPLFIIGLHLALGIFSFTLDTWSTSRGDTAEILGSGAGIACGSHVTYNMGLMLDPSLDMLPLATPPITVTLFGKAILRILIGMVFVLIVRDIMKRITIPLACKIFSIPCDDVRNARQHMEVELPYRYITYGMVGFSITFLIPYIFSFIGIS